The following coding sequences lie in one Glycine max cultivar Williams 82 chromosome 19, Glycine_max_v4.0, whole genome shotgun sequence genomic window:
- the LOC100792849 gene encoding zinc finger protein VAR3, chloroplastic — MGGVAPRFLFLLATPFPLLRRHHHHHHHRNLFLLSTHSLHLSSSPSPLPLKLKASQSQASSFSSSSWPEWSSFLSHISSAGYLPSLPDQTFTAAAERLSYSFLRDATAFLAFARDRPNLLRLLSTRDIAAVVEHGSPFLFRDADDSVRKMKSFLSNGDANVLDTDRANTVDLMKFLLSYASNPFFSSEGNSLNKRDLVESSVRNLFGELFKLNYSAPGPNAFDSVQSQMAGRFGLTKPPGQKIEMKRGDWLCPRCNFMNFARNIKCLECEEARPKRQLAGGEWECPQCDFYNYGRNMTCLRCDCKRPGQISLGATNTMPNMGYENGNNPNTSDIDARLAANEEKAQRWFSKVSQLDSSADINSVMADEDFPEIMPLRKGVNRFVVSTRKTPLERRLANAQYKRNLSNNDIPGIEDSKAGEPIKSHDNLDEMLRRSGGLPQFDNNNFVDEQNASGDSHPSFASNTSHFNNVKGSYTSTVPPIPLSADALSQKSENLLAEESKKVVLDADVGYARLGDCSQLSNNSTSQNITEEDKEKEQGEKSERWFRKVAELNDFPDIPSAISDEDFPEIMPMRKGENRFVVSKKKDRSLTTPAYKRLAAMEQSGKTNFVPFVPFPPDYFAKKDKQQEDGTDSSVADATALTDRADDDTSFISEVVQQPPEMSVDARAQRGQSPNPSEQSSNNNDVGSMYGATTSGNSRQSFNQDQVPNLTGSSSPEPASETQSGRAEWTRKSLEGSAVKEPDPLDMSEEAKAERWFRRIAQIKDISELSQIPDEDFPSIMPMRKGVNRFVVSKRKTPLERRLTSQQYRRNLPTASSDPIKKENEEGCPSGVF; from the exons ATGGGTGGCGTGGCCCCAAGGTTCCTCTTCCTCCTCGCCACTCCCTTCCCTCTTCTCcgccgccaccaccaccaccaccaccaccgcaACCTCTTCCTCTTATCCACCCATTCCCTCCAcctctcttcttctccctctCCTCTCCCACTCAAACTCAAAGCCTCCCAATCCCAAGCTTCCtcattctcctcctcctcctggcCCGAGTGGTCCTCATTCCTCTCCCACATCTCCTCCGCCGGCTACCTCCCTTCCCTCCCCGACCAAACCTTCACCGCCGCCGCCGAACGGCTCTCCTACTCCTTCCTCCGCGACGCCACCGCCTTCCTGGCCTTCGCCCGCGACCGACCTAACCTTCTcag GTTGCTTTCTACGAGAGACATTGCAGCGGTGGTTGAGCACGGCTCCCCCTTTCTCTTCCGCGACGCCGACGACTCCGTCAGGAAGATGAAGTCCTTTCTCTCCAACGGTGACGCCAAT GTGTTGGACACTGATAGAGCAAATACAGTTGATCTAATGAAGTTTTTGCTGAGTTATGCAAGTAACCCATTTTTCTCTTCAGAAGGCAACAGTCTCAAtaaaagagatcttgttgaatCATCTGTTAGAAATCTATTTGGTGAACTTTTCAAGCTGAATTATAGTGCACCTGGACCAAATGCTTTTGATTCAGTGCAAAGTCAAATGGCTGGCAGATTTGGACTGACAAAGCCTCCTggacaaaaaattgaaatgaagaGGGGTGATTGGCTTTGCCCCAG GTGTAATTTCATGAATTTTGCAAGAAATATCAAATGTCTTGAGTGTGAGGAAGCAAGGCCAAAAAGACAACTGGCTGGAGGTGAATGGGAATGTCCTCA GTGTGATTTCTATAACTATGGGAGGAATATGACTTGCTTAAGGTGTGATTGCAAGCGACCTGGACAAATATCTCTGGGTGCCACCAATACCATGCCAAATATGGGGTACGAAAATGGAAACAATCCTAATACTTCAGACATTGATGCTAGGTTAGCTGCTaatgaagaaaaagcacaacGTTGGTTTAGCAAGGTTTCTCAACTAGACAGCAGTGCTGATATTAACAGTGTCATGGCAGATGAAGATTTTCCTGAAATAATGCCATTGAGGAAAGGAGTGAATAGATTTGTCGTGAGCACAAGAAAGACTCCACTGGAGAGGAGGTTGGCTAATGCTCAATACAAGAGAAACTTGTCCAATAATGACATTCCCGGGATTGAGGATTCTAAAGCTGGGGAGCCAATCAAATCCCATGACAATCTGGATGAAATGCTAAGACGTTCAGGTGGCCTTCCTCAATTTGACAATAACAACTTTGTTGATGAACAAAATGCCAGTGGAGACAGCCATCCTTCATTTGCTAGCAATACTTCACATTTTAACAATGTGAAAGGGAGCTACACTAGTACTGTTCCTCCCATTCCATTGTCTGCAGATGCACTTTCCCAAAAGTCTGAGAACTTGCTAGCAGAGGAGAGCAAAAAGGTGGTATTAGACGCTGATGTTGGATATGCTAGATTGGGAGACTGTTCACAACTTTCTAATAATTCTACTAGCCAAAATATCACAGAGGAGGACAAGGAGAAAGAGCAAGGTGAAAAATCTGAGAGGTGGTTTAGAAAGGTTGCTGAGCTGAATGATTTTCCAGATATACCAAGTGCAATATCTGATGAGGATTTCCCTGAAATAATGCCCATGCGCAAAGGAGAAAATCGATTTGTTGTTAGCAAGAAAAAAGATCGTTCTTTGACTACACCAGCATATAAGAGACTTGCGGCCATGGAACAATCTGGCAAAACCAACTTTGTCCCCTTTGTTCCCTTTCCCCCTGATTATTTTGCCAAAAAGGACAAGCAGCAGGAAGATGGAACAGATTCATCAGTGGCAGATGCAACTGCTTTGACGGATAGGGCTGATGATGATACATCTTTCATATCTGAGGTGGTGCAGCAGCCTCCAGAGATGTCAGTTGATGCTAGAGCTCAACGTGGACAGAGTCCAAATCCTTCTGAACAAAGCTCAAATAACAATGATGTTGGTTCTATGTATGGGGCAACAACCAGTGGAAATTCAAGGCAGAGTTTCAATCAAGATCAGGTTCCAAATTTGACTGGGAGTTCATCCCCGGAACCAGCATCTGAGACCCAGAGTGGTAGAGCAGAGTGGACAAGAAAGAGTTTGGAGGGGTCAGCTGTGAAGGAACCAGATCCTTTGGACATGTCAGAGGAGGCAAAGGCTGAGAGGTGGTTCCGTCGCATTGCACAGATTAAGGATATTTCTGAGCTCAGTCAAATTCCAGATGAAGATTTTCCTTCAATAATGCCTATGCGCAAAGGGGTGAACAGATTTGTTGTAAGCAAGAGGAAAACACCATTGGAAAGGAGATTGACGTCTCAGCAGTACAGAAGAAATCTTCCAACCGCGAGCTCAGatccaattaaaaaagaaaatgaag agGGCTGTCCCAGTGGAGTGTTCTAG
- the LOC100816447 gene encoding NADH--cytochrome b5 reductase 1, giving the protein MDFLQAPENQILVGVAVAVVAIGLGAVYLYSSKKRKGCLDPLNFKVFKLVKRAQLSHNVAKFTFALPTPTSVLGLPIGQHISCRGKDAQGEDVIKPYTPTTLDSDVGHFELVIKMYPQGRMSHHFREMRVGDYLSVKGPKGRFKYQPGEVRAFGMLAGGSGITPMFQVARAILENPNDRTKVHLIYANVTYEDILLKEELDGLASNYPDRFKIYYVLNQPPEVWDGGEGFVSKEMIQTHCPAPAQDIKILRCGPPPMNKAMAAHLEALGYAPEMQFQF; this is encoded by the exons ATGGATTTCTTGCAAGCACCAGAAAATCAGATACTTGTGGGTGTGGCCGTGGCCGTTGTAGCCATTGGGCTTGGTGCTGTCTATCTCTATTCATCTAAGAAGCGCAAAG GTTGCTTGGACCCATTGAACTTTAAGGTGTTCAAACTTGTTAAGCGTGCACAGCTGAGCCATAATGTTGCTAAGTTCACATTTGCACTTCCAACACCTACATCTGTTTTGGGTCTTCCAATTGGGCAACACATAAGTTGCAG GGGTAAAGATGCTCAAGGTGAAGACGTTATCAAACCATATACCCCTACTACATTGGATTCCGATGTTGGACATTTTGAACTAGTTATTAAG ATGTACCCACAAGGAAGGATGTCACACCATTTCCGTGAGATGCGTGTTGGTGACTACCTTTCTGTGAAAGGACCCAAG GGACGTTTCAAGTACCAACCTGGCGAGGTTAGGGCATTTGGGATGCTTGCTGGAGGCTCTGGAATCACCCCAATGTTTCAA GTTGCTAGAGCTATATTAGAAAACCCTAATGACAGGACCAAAGTACATCTTATCTATGCCAATGTTACGTATGAGGACATTCTTTTGAAG GAAGAGCTTGATGGTCTTGCTTCTAACTATCCAGATCGATTCAAAATATACTATGTGTTAAATCAG CCTCCTGAGGTATGGGATGGTGGTGAAGGATTTGTGTCAAAGGAGATGATTCAAACACATTGCCCTGCTCCAGCACAAGATATTAAG ATATTGAGATGTGGCCCCCCACCTATGAACAAGGCCATGGCTGCTCACCTTGAAGCCCTTGGATATGCTCCTGAGATGCAGTTCCAGTTCTGA
- the LOC100815916 gene encoding frataxin, mitochondrial, with product MASKLLLKRRLFRFLQLSQPSFSSIHAAPILSVKASEFMFPYKENALLPPLSSSSRNFCSRSFNLDESQGPLTIDYSSLLQEGEFHRLADSTIHSLQEKLEDYGDSVEVDGFDIDYGNDVLTIKLGDLGTYVLNKQTPNRQLWLSSPVSGPSRFDWDRDTKAWIYRRNKANLYKILEGEFEQLCGKPIDLS from the exons ATGGCCTCAAAGCTGCTTTTGAAGAGAAGGCTCTTTAGGTTTTTGCAACTGTCACaaccttctttttcttccattcATGCAGCCCCAATCCTTTCTGTAAAAGCTTCAGAATTCATGTTCCCCTACAAGGAGAATGCCCTTCTTCctcctctctcttcttcttctagaaACTTCTGCTCTCGCAGTTTTAATCTTGATGAATCTCAAGGCCCCCTGACTATTGATTACAG TTCTCTACTGCAGGAGGGTGAATTCCACAGACTGGCTGATTCCACAATACATAGCCTCCAAGAGAAATTAGAG GACTATGGAGACTCAGTTGAAGTTGATGGATTTGACATAGACTACGGC AATGATGTTTTGACTATAAAACTTGGCGATCTTGGCACCTATGTATTGAACAAACAAACACCAAATAGACAACTTTGGCTGTCTTCTCCAGTGAG TGGTCCTTCAAGGTTTGATTGGGATCGGGATACTAAAGCTTGGATTTATAGGCGGAACAAAGCAAACTTGTATAAAATTTTGGAAGGCGAGTTTGAGCAGTTATGTGGCAAACCTATTGATCTTTCCTAA